In Flavobacterium sp., a single window of DNA contains:
- a CDS encoding FecR domain-containing protein, producing the protein MGNKKLKEEWNAIPNRGILPYETEARMWNTIRRATIHKYKNVYNWTAVACAVIIISIGSYYSFNQYNLSQPKITSTITYKNDIRLISLPDGTRVWLNQNTEIDYPARFSKNERNVTLKGEAFFEVKRDPSRPFIITSGAVKTTVLGTSFNVRAYNDNDAQVSVRTGKVKVETTQNTVFLERGFRAVYADKTSTVNKEKTSDFEPEWKNVLLYVDGLTLEEVITILKRDHKFSVQYLNEDLKNLKIQGTLDTRQGFYETLQTIAFALEINISPAGNSTYIISR; encoded by the coding sequence ATGGGAAATAAAAAATTAAAAGAAGAATGGAATGCAATACCAAACAGAGGTATTCTTCCTTATGAAACTGAAGCCAGAATGTGGAATACTATTCGTAGAGCAACTATTCATAAATATAAAAACGTTTACAATTGGACAGCTGTGGCCTGTGCCGTGATTATTATTTCAATTGGCAGTTATTATTCTTTTAATCAATACAATTTATCTCAGCCTAAAATTACTTCAACCATAACATATAAAAATGACATTCGATTGATATCACTTCCGGATGGTACAAGAGTATGGTTAAATCAAAATACAGAAATCGATTATCCGGCCAGATTTTCAAAAAATGAAAGAAACGTAACCTTAAAAGGCGAGGCTTTTTTTGAAGTGAAAAGAGATCCATCGCGTCCGTTTATTATTACGTCGGGCGCCGTAAAAACAACTGTTTTAGGAACTTCTTTTAATGTGAGAGCTTATAATGACAATGATGCACAGGTAAGCGTAAGAACCGGAAAAGTAAAAGTAGAAACCACACAAAATACGGTTTTTCTTGAAAGAGGTTTCAGAGCGGTTTATGCTGATAAAACTTCAACAGTAAACAAAGAGAAAACATCTGATTTTGAGCCAGAATGGAAAAATGTTCTGCTGTATGTTGATGGTTTAACTTTAGAAGAAGTGATAACGATATTAAAGCGTGATCATAAGTTTTCTGTTCAATATTTGAATGAAGATTTAAAGAATCTTAAAATTCAGGGAACTTTAGATACCAGACAAGGTTTTTATGAAACTCTGCAGACTATTGCTTTTGCGCTAGAAATTAATATCAGTCCGGCAGGAAACAGCACTTATATAATCAGCAGATAG
- a CDS encoding sigma-70 family RNA polymerase sigma factor codes for MSSNLILRLRAGDDSCFKEIYDLYHFKVFCFVKKYTAQLADSEDVTQNVFIHLWKYRAKLDPNVSLEAILFKSSKQEISKWYKKQNRIFSVEDEKLIKELDTASEQEEDISLQLERIEYLLNKIPEKRRKIFSLHKFEDRSYKEIADEMNMSPSAVANQISKTLQFLKKNSVKNHELYWFALFFISQTEFIF; via the coding sequence ATGAGTTCTAATTTAATATTAAGATTACGTGCAGGAGATGATTCTTGTTTTAAGGAAATTTATGATTTGTATCATTTTAAAGTTTTTTGCTTTGTAAAAAAATATACAGCTCAGCTTGCTGACTCAGAAGATGTAACGCAGAATGTATTTATTCATCTTTGGAAATACAGAGCTAAACTTGATCCTAATGTGAGCTTAGAAGCCATTTTGTTTAAAAGCTCGAAACAGGAAATATCAAAATGGTATAAAAAGCAAAACCGAATTTTTTCTGTAGAAGATGAAAAGCTGATCAAAGAACTCGACACCGCATCTGAGCAAGAAGAAGATATTAGTTTACAGTTAGAACGAATTGAATATCTGCTGAACAAAATTCCCGAAAAAAGAAGAAAAATATTCAGTCTGCATAAATTCGAAGACCGCAGCTACAAAGAAATTGCCGACGAAATGAATATGTCTCCAAGTGCTGTTGCTAATCAAATTTCTAAGACGTTGCAATTTTTAAAGAAAAATTCGGTAAAGAACCATGAACTTTATTGGTTTGCTTTATTTTTTATAAGCCAGACGGAATTTATTTTTTAA
- a CDS encoding TonB-dependent receptor — MNNDFSRPYFAAIWILLLGFFLGTNTIYSQTGTVSVDFKNSSPQKIIDNLKSQTPYQFVYQKDLDLSFPLVTLKKENVTIDEVLNDLQSLTNLDFRRTDNNIAVKRNETAKKKRKGKITGKVVDNNGLSLPGANIKVVQTGFGTQSDIDGNYVLELEAGEYTIEISVISFQTQKITNVKVAEGEDTPLVVSLQEDAQSLNEVIIVQNYKQATASVEGMLLQQKKAAQFSDGISAEQIARTPDRDVAASLKRITGVTTVNDKYVVVRSMGERWNQAVMDGIALPSTDAYQQNFSFDIIPTAMVESIVVSKSATPDMYANFAGGYVEIKTKDIPKENFTNFSISNSYNSKSTFKYRLTRQEGDYDYWGFDDGRRDYPTNHTTIDPPKTEAESGPFIAYSKLFTQDNFSTYKTYGAPGTTLQFGIGRTYKLKDNNKWGFVGSFIFKNTQETLEIEHTERGSYQKNTEFTPEDDKTAYSTFTKYGFRNSGNNFNYNSTLGGMFNAAIQLDNHKISVRNTVMHIYNNQLTQITGWADGAVSISEILNGNSLPFTSESNYPVYTTFIQNKVEGNHKFDKLEVNWYGAYGNVTKDTKDATFVNIGRAKVGDDIVTAYSVNNNGNRFPFSRSYFTNDEVDYNWAVNFKYTFNFNDSFTNDIKAGYFGTYKKATNQQESAKLITVGQTTELATIYEPLPEFLDGSNYYYGGFGWQKYGIYGNKYVGDVKVHSPYLMLDDKIGQYIRLVWGARAESYVYTQIESQSETPDGFSEEQGDDKKWQFLPSASLIISPTNKTNIRLGYNKSVLRPQFAERLGIPYYDPLRAAKIYNYTSGLVSSVSNNYDVKFEWFPSGGEILSFGVYHKDIDNPIESVGFLNPSGVRDIYNVNSNKAKLWGVELEFYKSLSFLGEGDLLKHLFAYGNASVNDTKVTSYVNLDGTGGLYEANRPLYGQSPYTYNLGLDYIGERFGFSLRHNAIGDQYILVGFDYSAEEIRMPYAQTDAQLSYKFFEKKDLQVKFSIKNMFDAGILTYNNTNSYSKIEDVPVGSNPRSRYSLGANATNKYDPDIDQVVFKSFAGRTISFSMTYDF, encoded by the coding sequence ATGAACAATGATTTTTCCAGGCCGTATTTTGCTGCCATCTGGATTTTGCTTTTGGGATTTTTTCTCGGAACAAACACAATTTATTCGCAAACCGGAACCGTATCGGTTGATTTTAAAAACTCTTCGCCTCAAAAAATCATTGATAATTTAAAATCGCAGACACCATATCAATTTGTATATCAAAAAGATCTGGATTTGAGTTTTCCTCTTGTTACTTTAAAAAAAGAAAATGTAACCATTGATGAAGTCTTAAATGATCTGCAAAGTCTGACCAATTTAGATTTTAGAAGAACGGATAATAATATCGCAGTCAAGAGAAATGAAACTGCGAAAAAAAAAAGGAAAGGGAAGATAACCGGAAAGGTGGTTGACAATAACGGACTTTCGCTCCCAGGCGCTAATATAAAAGTAGTTCAAACAGGTTTTGGCACACAATCAGATATTGATGGAAACTATGTTTTAGAATTAGAAGCCGGAGAATATACAATTGAAATCAGCGTCATTTCTTTTCAGACTCAAAAAATTACCAATGTAAAAGTGGCTGAAGGTGAAGATACACCGCTGGTAGTTTCTTTGCAGGAAGATGCACAATCGCTTAACGAAGTAATCATTGTACAAAACTATAAACAAGCCACAGCTTCGGTAGAAGGAATGCTGTTGCAGCAAAAAAAAGCGGCTCAGTTTTCTGATGGTATTTCGGCAGAACAAATTGCCAGAACACCAGACAGAGATGTAGCGGCTTCACTAAAACGCATTACCGGAGTTACTACTGTAAACGATAAATATGTGGTGGTGCGTTCGATGGGAGAAAGATGGAATCAGGCTGTTATGGACGGAATCGCCCTGCCAAGTACAGACGCTTATCAGCAAAATTTTTCTTTTGATATTATTCCAACGGCAATGGTAGAAAGCATTGTAGTAAGCAAATCTGCCACTCCGGATATGTACGCCAATTTTGCCGGAGGATATGTAGAAATAAAAACAAAAGACATTCCGAAAGAAAACTTTACTAATTTTTCTATCAGTAATTCATACAACAGTAAAAGTACTTTTAAGTACAGACTTACCAGACAGGAAGGAGATTATGATTATTGGGGATTTGATGATGGCAGACGTGACTATCCAACAAATCATACCACAATTGACCCACCTAAAACAGAAGCTGAATCAGGGCCGTTTATCGCATATTCTAAATTATTTACTCAGGACAATTTCAGTACTTATAAAACGTATGGTGCGCCGGGAACTACGCTTCAGTTTGGCATAGGTCGTACCTATAAATTAAAAGACAATAATAAATGGGGGTTTGTAGGTTCTTTTATTTTTAAAAACACACAGGAAACGTTAGAAATTGAGCACACAGAAAGAGGAAGTTACCAAAAGAATACTGAGTTTACTCCGGAAGACGATAAAACGGCCTATTCAACTTTTACCAAATATGGATTTAGAAATTCAGGAAATAACTTCAATTACAATTCTACTTTAGGCGGAATGTTTAATGCTGCGATTCAGCTTGACAATCATAAAATTTCGGTGCGTAATACGGTTATGCATATTTATAATAATCAGCTAACGCAAATTACGGGCTGGGCTGATGGAGCCGTTTCAATTTCAGAAATTTTAAACGGAAACAGTCTTCCTTTTACTTCAGAATCTAATTATCCGGTTTACACCACTTTTATTCAAAACAAAGTTGAAGGAAATCACAAGTTTGATAAACTCGAAGTAAACTGGTACGGCGCTTACGGAAACGTTACTAAAGATACAAAAGACGCCACTTTTGTAAACATTGGAAGAGCAAAAGTAGGCGATGATATAGTAACTGCATATAGTGTAAATAACAATGGAAACCGATTTCCGTTTAGCAGAAGTTATTTTACAAATGATGAAGTAGACTATAACTGGGCTGTAAACTTTAAGTATACTTTTAATTTTAATGATTCTTTTACAAATGATATTAAAGCAGGTTATTTTGGTACTTATAAAAAAGCAACCAATCAGCAGGAATCGGCAAAATTAATTACTGTTGGACAAACTACAGAACTGGCTACCATTTATGAACCGCTTCCGGAATTCTTAGACGGATCAAATTATTATTACGGAGGTTTTGGCTGGCAGAAATACGGTATTTATGGAAATAAATATGTAGGAGATGTAAAAGTACATTCGCCATATTTAATGCTTGATGATAAAATAGGACAGTACATACGTTTGGTTTGGGGAGCAAGAGCAGAAAGTTATGTTTATACACAAATAGAAAGTCAGTCTGAAACTCCGGATGGTTTTTCTGAAGAACAGGGAGATGATAAAAAATGGCAGTTTCTGCCTTCAGCAAGTTTAATTATCAGCCCAACCAATAAAACGAACATAAGACTCGGGTACAATAAATCGGTTTTGCGTCCGCAATTTGCAGAACGTCTGGGAATTCCGTATTACGATCCGCTTCGTGCCGCAAAGATTTACAATTATACAAGCGGATTGGTTTCGAGTGTTTCCAATAATTATGATGTAAAATTTGAATGGTTTCCTTCCGGAGGTGAAATTTTATCTTTTGGCGTATATCATAAAGATATCGACAATCCAATTGAATCTGTTGGTTTTCTTAATCCATCAGGCGTAAGGGATATTTACAATGTCAATTCGAATAAAGCCAAACTTTGGGGAGTTGAATTAGAATTTTATAAAAGCCTGTCATTTTTGGGTGAAGGTGATCTTTTAAAACATTTGTTTGCTTACGGAAATGCCTCTGTAAACGATACAAAAGTTACTTCTTATGTTAATCTTGACGGAACCGGCGGACTTTATGAAGCTAACAGACCGCTTTATGGCCAGTCTCCTTATACTTATAATTTGGGCTTAGATTATATAGGCGAACGCTTTGGATTCAGCCTTAGACATAATGCAATTGGTGATCAATATATTTTGGTAGGTTTTGATTATTCTGCAGAAGAAATACGTATGCCTTATGCACAGACCGATGCACAGTTAAGTTATAAATTCTTTGAAAAGAAAGATTTACAGGTAAAATTCAGCATTAAAAATATGTTCGATGCCGGAATACTAACTTATAATAATACAAATAGTTACAGTAAGATAGAAGATGTTCCGGTAGGTTCTAACCCAAGATCAAGATACAGTCTGGGAGCAAATGCCACAAATAAATATGATCCGGATATCGATCAGGTTGTATTCAAATCATTTGCCGGAAGAACGATTAGTTTTTCTATGACGTATGACTTTTAA